Proteins encoded in a region of the Malaciobacter mytili LMG 24559 genome:
- the wtpA gene encoding tungstate ABC transporter substrate-binding protein WtpA — MKKFLLSTVVSSVILSTTLVAKEKIVVFHAGSLAVPFSQIEKEFEKLYPQYDVQREASGSRAAARKISEIGRAADVMASADYKVIDNLLIPNHAKFNALFATNEMAIAYTPNSKYANEINSKNWPEIFLKEGVKVGHSNPNLDPCGYRSVIVTKLAEEFYKIPDFYNKLLGYGTSYKVGEENKDKVIVRPKETDLLGLIEANAYDYLFIYKSVAQQHGLKYISLPKEVSLVDNENIDFYKKASFDIDGKEPGTFITKKGAPMVYGLTIAQNSKSPANKQGAIKFVNFILSSKGQEIMKQNGQGVINPAIFTGDSSILGK; from the coding sequence CTTCAGTTATATTATCAACTACATTAGTAGCAAAGGAAAAAATAGTTGTATTTCACGCAGGAAGTTTAGCAGTTCCTTTTTCTCAAATTGAAAAAGAGTTTGAAAAACTATATCCTCAATATGATGTGCAAAGAGAAGCTAGTGGAAGCAGGGCAGCAGCAAGAAAAATTTCTGAAATAGGAAGAGCAGCAGATGTAATGGCAAGTGCAGATTATAAAGTAATTGATAATTTATTAATTCCAAATCATGCAAAATTTAATGCACTTTTTGCAACAAATGAAATGGCAATAGCTTATACACCAAATTCAAAATATGCAAATGAAATAAATTCAAAAAATTGGCCAGAGATTTTTTTAAAAGAGGGGGTAAAAGTAGGTCACTCTAATCCAAACTTAGACCCTTGTGGATATAGAAGTGTTATTGTTACAAAATTAGCTGAAGAGTTTTATAAAATACCTGATTTTTATAATAAATTATTAGGTTATGGTACTTCATATAAAGTTGGTGAAGAAAATAAAGATAAAGTTATTGTAAGGCCAAAAGAGACTGATCTTTTAGGTTTAATTGAAGCAAATGCTTATGATTATTTATTTATATATAAATCAGTTGCACAACAACATGGATTAAAATATATCTCTTTACCTAAAGAAGTTTCATTAGTTGATAATGAAAATATTGATTTTTATAAAAAAGCCTCTTTTGATATAGATGGTAAAGAACCAGGTACTTTTATTACTAAAAAAGGTGCACCAATGGTTTATGGTCTTACAATTGCTCAAAATAGTAAATCTCCTGCAAATAAACAAGGTGCTATAAAATTTGTAAATTTTATTTTATCTAGTAAGGGACAAGAAATTATGAAACAAAATGGGCAAGGGGTTATAAATCCTGCTATTTTTACAGGTGATTCATCAATTTTAGGTAAATAA
- a CDS encoding ABC transporter ATP-binding protein, which translates to MSYLKIENLSSTIDNFVLDNINIEIEKNEYFVLLGQSGSGKTRLLETLAGLNNSSGKIYYNNKEISLLSPENRDIGFVYQDFALFPNLNVEQNIKFSSKYKKIENSKELFNDLVDFLKLEKLLKRDIGNLSGGEKQRVAIARALFSKPKILLLDEPLSAIDPTFRNSIMKSLKDIHKRYNLTTIHVTHNFREASYLADKIAIIMNGKIQQVGKSEDVLNHPANIEVAKFLGFKNIFPSSLLGFSSSGKFFSVNPNVIYVSNKQILNKDYTFEAILDDCMGVVDHYKLFVSVETHQFFIKILKREYEGCYSNGGNKVFIGFDKKDIGFI; encoded by the coding sequence ATGAGTTATTTAAAAATAGAAAATTTATCAAGTACAATAGATAATTTTGTACTTGATAATATAAATATTGAGATTGAAAAAAATGAATATTTTGTACTTTTAGGACAAAGTGGAAGTGGTAAAACAAGGCTTTTAGAAACCCTTGCAGGGTTAAATAATAGTAGTGGTAAAATCTATTATAATAATAAAGAAATCTCTTTATTATCTCCTGAAAATAGAGATATAGGTTTTGTATATCAGGATTTTGCACTATTTCCTAATTTAAATGTTGAACAAAATATAAAATTTTCTTCAAAGTATAAAAAAATAGAAAACTCTAAAGAACTTTTTAATGATTTAGTTGATTTTTTAAAATTAGAAAAATTGCTTAAAAGAGATATTGGAAATTTAAGTGGTGGAGAAAAACAAAGAGTTGCCATTGCAAGAGCACTTTTTTCAAAACCTAAAATTTTACTTTTAGATGAACCTTTAAGTGCAATTGATCCAACTTTTAGAAACTCTATAATGAAAAGTTTAAAAGATATACATAAACGATATAATTTAACAACTATTCATGTAACTCATAATTTTAGAGAAGCTTCATATTTAGCAGATAAAATAGCAATAATTATGAATGGTAAAATTCAACAAGTGGGTAAAAGTGAAGATGTTTTAAATCATCCTGCAAATATTGAAGTGGCAAAATTTTTAGGATTTAAAAATATTTTTCCTTCTTCTTTATTGGGTTTTTCTTCTTCTGGAAAATTCTTCTCCGTAAATCCAAATGTAATATATGTTTCAAATAAACAAATTTTAAATAAAGATTATACTTTTGAAGCAATACTTGATGATTGTATGGGTGTTGTAGATCATTATAAACTATTTGTAAGTGTTGAAACTCATCAATTTTTTATAAAAATATTAAAAAGAGAATATGAAGGGTGTTATTCAAATGGTGGAAATAAAGTCTTTATTGGTTTTGATAAAAAAGATATAGG